One genomic window of Methanosarcina acetivorans C2A includes the following:
- the cobA gene encoding uroporphyrinogen-III C-methyltransferase, with product MSENYGKVYLVGSGPGDPELLTLKARRLIDNAEVIVYDQLPGKSILGSMPKSAEKIDVGKYAGNHTMTQSEINEVLVWKAKEGKMVVRLKGGDPYVFGRGGEEAEVLVAEGIEFEIVPGITSAIAVPAYAGIPVTHRESTSMVTFITGHEDPTKEESGLDWETLAKFDGTIVIFMGVKMLRRNTEELMKYGKDPKTPVAVIERGTRPDQRVTVGSLENIADLAEERKVKAPAITVIGDVVNLHAILGEQIAGKDF from the coding sequence ATGTCAGAAAATTACGGAAAAGTTTACCTTGTGGGTTCGGGTCCCGGAGACCCCGAACTTCTCACTCTGAAAGCCCGCCGGCTCATAGACAATGCAGAAGTAATCGTCTACGACCAGCTTCCGGGAAAATCTATCCTGGGCTCCATGCCGAAAAGTGCGGAAAAAATCGATGTTGGGAAATACGCCGGAAACCACACGATGACCCAGTCCGAAATCAATGAAGTGCTTGTCTGGAAAGCAAAGGAAGGAAAGATGGTGGTCCGGCTGAAAGGAGGGGACCCCTACGTATTCGGGAGGGGAGGAGAAGAAGCCGAGGTGCTTGTAGCAGAAGGCATCGAATTTGAAATCGTGCCCGGGATCACCTCCGCAATCGCAGTACCTGCTTATGCAGGAATTCCTGTAACCCACAGGGAAAGCACATCGATGGTCACCTTTATAACAGGGCACGAGGACCCCACAAAAGAAGAAAGCGGCCTGGACTGGGAGACCCTGGCTAAGTTCGACGGGACCATTGTAATCTTTATGGGCGTAAAGATGCTCAGGCGGAATACCGAAGAGCTTATGAAGTATGGCAAGGACCCGAAAACCCCTGTTGCAGTCATAGAGAGAGGTACCCGGCCTGACCAGCGAGTAACCGTGGGCTCCCTAGAAAACATCGCTGACCTGGCAGAAGAAAGAAAAGTAAAGGCTCCTGCCATCACGGTTATAGGCGACGTTGTCAACCTCCACGCTATTCTTGGCGAGCAGATAGCAGGAAAGGATTTCTGA
- a CDS encoding uroporphyrinogen-III synthase: protein MTNKGMTEELTAEKIPLLAIMRPESYREKSEAIARDYGFEPVYVPMIQLEGLKDEVFEPFVQRVVKGTSDYVVFTSANGITFTLDKLTKPEKEKFIAALKKTRVIAIGPNTEKELVKIGIEKPFLPGDYSSEGIVEALCPEVKGKTIDLARSAFGAKVLIEGLEQCGATVYETHVYTLSIPEGAAQKELIERTLAGEVDAFAFTSSMMVRGFMKHAEKLGAKDTIKETLSRAVVGAIGTPTGNTLEKYGVNADVIPEEFTFEALVKAMKKTMKNQLKSN, encoded by the coding sequence ATGACGAATAAGGGCATGACAGAAGAATTAACCGCAGAAAAAATTCCCTTGCTTGCAATCATGAGGCCTGAAAGCTACAGGGAAAAGTCCGAGGCAATTGCCAGGGACTACGGCTTTGAGCCCGTCTATGTCCCCATGATCCAGCTTGAAGGCTTAAAAGATGAAGTATTCGAGCCTTTCGTGCAGAGAGTCGTAAAAGGGACTTCGGATTATGTTGTATTTACAAGCGCAAACGGGATAACTTTCACACTGGACAAGCTCACGAAACCTGAAAAGGAAAAATTCATCGCAGCCCTGAAAAAAACCAGGGTAATAGCAATCGGCCCGAACACGGAAAAAGAGCTTGTGAAGATCGGAATTGAAAAGCCTTTCCTGCCCGGGGATTATAGTTCCGAAGGAATTGTAGAAGCTCTCTGCCCGGAGGTAAAAGGAAAAACAATAGATCTTGCGAGGAGCGCTTTTGGGGCCAAGGTTTTAATAGAAGGCCTTGAACAGTGCGGAGCAACCGTCTATGAGACCCATGTGTACACTCTCAGCATCCCTGAAGGGGCAGCCCAAAAAGAGCTTATAGAACGTACCCTCGCAGGAGAGGTTGATGCCTTTGCCTTTACAAGTTCAATGATGGTCAGAGGCTTCATGAAGCATGCGGAGAAGCTGGGAGCAAAAGATACGATAAAAGAGACCCTCAGCAGAGCCGTTGTAGGCGCAATCGGAACTCCTACGGGAAATACCCTGGAAAAATATGGAGTCAATGCGGACGTAATCCCTGAGGAGTTTACTTTCGAAGCCCTGGTAAAGGCTATGAAAAAAACTATGAAAAACCAGCTCAAAAGTAACTGA